One genomic window of Pempheris klunzingeri isolate RE-2024b chromosome 12, fPemKlu1.hap1, whole genome shotgun sequence includes the following:
- the pcbd1 gene encoding pterin-4-alpha-carbinolamine dehydratase yields the protein MAGKIQSLTEEERTHLLPLLRNAQWVEVVGRDAIYKEFIFKDFNQAFGFMSRVALQAEKMDHHPEWFNVYNKVQITLSTHDCGGLSQRDITLATFIDQASLM from the exons ATG GCTGGTAAAATCCAGAGTCTGACCGAGGAGGAGAGAACCCACCTACTCCCCCTGCTGCGCAACGCCCAGTGGGTGGAGGTTGTGGGACGGGACGCCATTTACAAAGAGTTCATTTTTAAAGACTTCAATCAG GCTTTTGGTTTTATGTCCAGAGTGGCTTTACAAGCAGAGAAAATGGACCATCATCCGGAGTGGTTCAATGTCTATAATAAG GTCCAGATCACCCTCAGCACACACGACTGTGGGGGGCTGTCCCAGCGTGACATCACTTTGGCCACCTTCATTGACCAGGCATCACTGATGTGA
- the sgpl1 gene encoding sphingosine-1-phosphate lyase 1 isoform X1 yields MDYWSALEVYKEMTLLYLEAGRQQVNSHCVDLEPWQIIGATVITTLGAVWIKGFLFQQESLTSRIKKQCFRLIRKIPFVGVAIQSQLNKALDDMSVSLCTLKEGMSYTTQLPSKGLSQDQVLDKIREYETLNEVQWEKGCVSGAVYWGDESLTNLLVKVYGDFAWSNPLHPDIFPGVRKMEAEVVRMACTLFHGGPNSCGTVTSGGTESILMACKAYRDMAYERGVKYPEILAPVSVHAAFDKAAHYFGMKLVHIPLDKKTMKVDVKAMKRAINRNTAMLVCSAPQFPHGVMDPIEEVSKLAVRYNLPLHVDACLGGFLIVFMARAGYPLAPFDFRLKGVTSISADTHKYGYAPKGSSVILYSDKKYRHYQYFVAPDWQGGIYASPSVAGSRPGGIIAACWATMMHMGENGYIDATKKIISTARKIKTEICKIEGVFVFGDPEVSVVAIGSDVFDIFRLSNALTSKGWNLNTLQYPSSIHICCTVLHTQPGVADQFIRDVREQVAIIMKNPKEKTTGMGAIYGMAQSIPDRSMVTEISRGFLDCLYSTEVPKSNTSHMNGNGKAH; encoded by the exons ATGGACTACTGG AGTGCCTTGGAGGTGTATAAGGAGATGACCCTGCTGTACCTGGAGGCGGGCCGGCAGCAGGTCAACTCGCACTGCGTGGACCTGGAGCCGTGGCAGATCATCGGAGCCACAGTCATCACCACGCTGGGAGCAGTCTGGATCAAAGGCTTCCTCTTCCAGCAAGAAA GTCTCACATCCCGAATCAAGAAGCAGTGCTTTCGACTCATCAGAAAAATACCCTTTGTTGGCGTGGCG ATCCAGAGCCAGCTCAACAAGGCTTTGGATGACATGTCTGTTAGTCTGTGCACGCTGAAGGAGGGGATGAGCTACACTACACAGTTGCCCTCCAAAGGTCTCTCTCAGGACCAAGTGCTGGACAAAATCAGAGAGTACGAGACTCTGA ATGAGGTGCAGTGGGAGAAAGGATGTGTTTCTGGTGCAGTGTACTGGGGTGATGAGTCACTGACCAATCTCCTGGTGAAG GTATATGGAGATTTTGCATGGAGCAACCCACTTCACCCAGACATCTTTCCTGGCGTAAGAAAGATGGAGGCAGAGGTTGTTAGAATGGCTTGCACACTTTTCCATGGTGGACCCAACTCCTGTGGCACA GTTACCTCAGGGGGAACTGAGAGCATACTGATGGCCTGCAAGGCGTACAGAGACATGGCGTATGAACGTGGTGTCAAATACCCTGAAAT ACTTGCTCCAGTGAGCGTCCACGCAGCCTTTGACAAAGCAGCACATTACTTTGGGATGAAGCTTGTTCACATTCCCCTTGACAAGAAAACCATGAAAGTAGATGTGAAG gCTATGAAGAGAGCCATCAACAGGAACACTGCCATGCTTGTGTGCTCAGCGCCTCAGTTTCCTCATGGAGTCATGGATCCCATTGAGGAAGTTTCCAAG CTGGCTGTACGCTACAACCTCCCGCTGCATGTGGATGCCTGTCTGGGAGGATTTCTCATTGTCTTCATGGCCAGAGCCGGTTACCCACTGGCTCCTTTTGACTTCAGGTTAAAGGGTGTTACCAGCATCTCTGCAGACACCCACAAG TATGGTTACGCCCCCAAAGGTTCCTCAGTGATCCTCTACAGTGACAAAAAGTACCGTCACTACCAGTACTTCGTAGCTCCAGACTGGCAGGGGGGAATCTACGCCTCGCCCTCAGTTGCTGGCTCCAGGCCTGGAGGAATCATCGCCGCCTGCTGGGCGACCATGATGCACATGGGAGAGAACGGATACATAGATGCCACCAAGAAGATCATCAGCACAGCACGCAAAATCAAAACAGA AATCTGCAAGATCGAaggggtgtttgtgtttggggaTCCAGAGGTGTCAGTGGTGGCAATCGGCTCAGACGTTTTTGATATTTTCCGTCTGTCTAATGCACTGACGTCAAAGGGCTGGAATCTGAACACACTGCAGTACCCATCCAG CATCCACATCTGCTGCACAGTCTTGCACACCCAGCCCGGCGTCGCCGATCAGTTCATCCGTGATGTCAGAGAGCAGGTCGCCATCATCATGAAGAACCCCAAAGAGAAAACCACAGGAATG GGAGCGATCTACGGCATGGCCCAGTCTATCCCAGACAGATCCATGGTGACGGAGATCTCCCGAGGTTTCCTGGACTGTCTCTACAGCACCGAGGTGCCCAAGTCAAACACCAGCCACATGAACGGCAACGGCAAAGCCCACTGA
- the sgpl1 gene encoding sphingosine-1-phosphate lyase 1 isoform X2, with protein MSSGSALEVYKEMTLLYLEAGRQQVNSHCVDLEPWQIIGATVITTLGAVWIKGFLFQQESLTSRIKKQCFRLIRKIPFVGVAIQSQLNKALDDMSVSLCTLKEGMSYTTQLPSKGLSQDQVLDKIREYETLNEVQWEKGCVSGAVYWGDESLTNLLVKVYGDFAWSNPLHPDIFPGVRKMEAEVVRMACTLFHGGPNSCGTVTSGGTESILMACKAYRDMAYERGVKYPEILAPVSVHAAFDKAAHYFGMKLVHIPLDKKTMKVDVKAMKRAINRNTAMLVCSAPQFPHGVMDPIEEVSKLAVRYNLPLHVDACLGGFLIVFMARAGYPLAPFDFRLKGVTSISADTHKYGYAPKGSSVILYSDKKYRHYQYFVAPDWQGGIYASPSVAGSRPGGIIAACWATMMHMGENGYIDATKKIISTARKIKTEICKIEGVFVFGDPEVSVVAIGSDVFDIFRLSNALTSKGWNLNTLQYPSSIHICCTVLHTQPGVADQFIRDVREQVAIIMKNPKEKTTGMGAIYGMAQSIPDRSMVTEISRGFLDCLYSTEVPKSNTSHMNGNGKAH; from the exons ATGTCTTCGGGG AGTGCCTTGGAGGTGTATAAGGAGATGACCCTGCTGTACCTGGAGGCGGGCCGGCAGCAGGTCAACTCGCACTGCGTGGACCTGGAGCCGTGGCAGATCATCGGAGCCACAGTCATCACCACGCTGGGAGCAGTCTGGATCAAAGGCTTCCTCTTCCAGCAAGAAA GTCTCACATCCCGAATCAAGAAGCAGTGCTTTCGACTCATCAGAAAAATACCCTTTGTTGGCGTGGCG ATCCAGAGCCAGCTCAACAAGGCTTTGGATGACATGTCTGTTAGTCTGTGCACGCTGAAGGAGGGGATGAGCTACACTACACAGTTGCCCTCCAAAGGTCTCTCTCAGGACCAAGTGCTGGACAAAATCAGAGAGTACGAGACTCTGA ATGAGGTGCAGTGGGAGAAAGGATGTGTTTCTGGTGCAGTGTACTGGGGTGATGAGTCACTGACCAATCTCCTGGTGAAG GTATATGGAGATTTTGCATGGAGCAACCCACTTCACCCAGACATCTTTCCTGGCGTAAGAAAGATGGAGGCAGAGGTTGTTAGAATGGCTTGCACACTTTTCCATGGTGGACCCAACTCCTGTGGCACA GTTACCTCAGGGGGAACTGAGAGCATACTGATGGCCTGCAAGGCGTACAGAGACATGGCGTATGAACGTGGTGTCAAATACCCTGAAAT ACTTGCTCCAGTGAGCGTCCACGCAGCCTTTGACAAAGCAGCACATTACTTTGGGATGAAGCTTGTTCACATTCCCCTTGACAAGAAAACCATGAAAGTAGATGTGAAG gCTATGAAGAGAGCCATCAACAGGAACACTGCCATGCTTGTGTGCTCAGCGCCTCAGTTTCCTCATGGAGTCATGGATCCCATTGAGGAAGTTTCCAAG CTGGCTGTACGCTACAACCTCCCGCTGCATGTGGATGCCTGTCTGGGAGGATTTCTCATTGTCTTCATGGCCAGAGCCGGTTACCCACTGGCTCCTTTTGACTTCAGGTTAAAGGGTGTTACCAGCATCTCTGCAGACACCCACAAG TATGGTTACGCCCCCAAAGGTTCCTCAGTGATCCTCTACAGTGACAAAAAGTACCGTCACTACCAGTACTTCGTAGCTCCAGACTGGCAGGGGGGAATCTACGCCTCGCCCTCAGTTGCTGGCTCCAGGCCTGGAGGAATCATCGCCGCCTGCTGGGCGACCATGATGCACATGGGAGAGAACGGATACATAGATGCCACCAAGAAGATCATCAGCACAGCACGCAAAATCAAAACAGA AATCTGCAAGATCGAaggggtgtttgtgtttggggaTCCAGAGGTGTCAGTGGTGGCAATCGGCTCAGACGTTTTTGATATTTTCCGTCTGTCTAATGCACTGACGTCAAAGGGCTGGAATCTGAACACACTGCAGTACCCATCCAG CATCCACATCTGCTGCACAGTCTTGCACACCCAGCCCGGCGTCGCCGATCAGTTCATCCGTGATGTCAGAGAGCAGGTCGCCATCATCATGAAGAACCCCAAAGAGAAAACCACAGGAATG GGAGCGATCTACGGCATGGCCCAGTCTATCCCAGACAGATCCATGGTGACGGAGATCTCCCGAGGTTTCCTGGACTGTCTCTACAGCACCGAGGTGCCCAAGTCAAACACCAGCCACATGAACGGCAACGGCAAAGCCCACTGA